From Streptomyces durmitorensis, a single genomic window includes:
- the pulA gene encoding pullulanase-type alpha-1,6-glucosidase: MAGSPRRTLVTTALALLAAVAPMTPSVAAAPRAPAAADAPADLDLSTSRAQWVDRDTVAWDVRGDSATQELVYAHDGQLTVKNGALVGEGRRIRLAPAEGGLTDAQRKKYPHLKGYAAFTVDPRDRDRVRHALTGQLVATRSSADGTLLTATGVQTQGVLDDLYSATATKAALGPQFRGGRPTLALWAPTAQSVSLELDGKRVAMRRDDTSGVWSVAGARSWTGKQYRYVVKVWAPSVQKVVTNKVTDPYSTALTADSRRSIAVDLDDPKLAPKGWEQLRKPKATPLRDAQIQELHIRDFSVEDSTARHPGKYLAFTDTKSDGMKHLSKLAKAGTSYVHLLPAFDIGTIPERAADQATPDCDLRAPAPDSDQQQACVTRTAAKDAYNWGYDPLHYTVPEGSYASDPSGTRRTVEFRQMVQGLGDSGLRTVMDVVYNHTVASGQADKSVLDKIVPGYYQRLLADGTVATSTCCANTAPENAMMGKLVVDSLVTWAKEYKVDGFRFDLMGHHPKANILAVRKALDALTLKKDGVDGKNIVLYGEGWNFGEIADDARFVQATQKNMAGTGIATFSDRGRDAVRGGGPFDEDPGVQGFASGLFTDPNASKANGTPAEQKARLLHYQDLLKVALTGNLAAYTFTDSTGKRVKGSEVDYNGAPAGYAAAPGDALSYSDAHDNESLYDALAFKLPSDTTAAERSRMQVLAMATSTLAQGPSLSQAGSDLLRSKSLDRNSYDSGDWFNALHWDCRDGNGFGRGLPPAADNKDKWPYGKPLLTSATLTPGCAEIDGTSAAYQDLVKLRATEPAFSLATSGQVQSRLSYPLSGTSAETPGVITMELGNLVVVFNATPDAQKQRVADLANTAYALHPVQAKGADPVVKSASYERSSGTFSVPARSVAVFERG; the protein is encoded by the coding sequence TTGGCCGGCTCCCCCCGCCGCACCCTCGTGACCACGGCCCTCGCCCTGCTCGCCGCGGTCGCGCCCATGACACCCTCGGTCGCCGCGGCGCCCCGAGCACCGGCCGCCGCCGACGCGCCCGCCGACCTGGACCTGTCCACGTCCCGGGCGCAGTGGGTCGACCGCGACACCGTCGCCTGGGACGTCCGAGGCGACTCCGCCACCCAGGAGCTGGTGTACGCCCACGACGGACAGCTGACCGTCAAGAACGGCGCACTCGTCGGCGAGGGACGGCGGATCCGCCTCGCCCCGGCCGAGGGCGGCCTGACCGACGCCCAGCGCAAGAAGTACCCGCACCTGAAGGGCTACGCGGCCTTCACCGTCGACCCACGCGACCGGGACCGGGTCCGCCACGCCCTCACCGGCCAGCTCGTCGCCACCCGCAGCAGCGCCGACGGCACCCTGCTCACCGCCACGGGAGTCCAGACGCAGGGCGTCCTCGACGACCTCTACAGCGCCACCGCCACCAAGGCCGCTCTTGGCCCGCAGTTCCGGGGCGGCCGCCCCACCCTGGCCCTGTGGGCTCCCACCGCCCAGTCCGTCAGCCTCGAACTCGACGGCAAGCGCGTGGCGATGCGGCGCGACGACACCAGCGGCGTATGGTCCGTCGCCGGAGCCAGGAGCTGGACGGGCAAGCAGTACCGGTACGTCGTGAAGGTGTGGGCGCCCAGCGTCCAGAAGGTCGTCACCAACAAGGTCACCGACCCCTACTCCACGGCGCTCACCGCCGACTCGCGGCGCAGCATCGCCGTCGACCTCGACGACCCGAAGCTGGCCCCCAAGGGCTGGGAACAGCTGAGGAAGCCGAAGGCGACGCCGCTGCGCGACGCGCAGATCCAGGAACTGCACATCCGTGACTTCTCCGTCGAGGACAGTACGGCGCGTCACCCCGGCAAGTACCTGGCCTTCACCGACACGAAGTCCGACGGCATGAAGCACCTGAGCAAGCTGGCCAAGGCAGGCACCTCCTACGTCCATCTGCTGCCCGCCTTCGACATCGGCACCATCCCCGAGCGCGCCGCCGACCAGGCCACGCCCGACTGCGACCTGAGGGCGCCCGCCCCGGACTCCGACCAGCAGCAGGCCTGCGTCACCAGGACCGCGGCCAAGGACGCCTACAACTGGGGCTACGACCCCCTGCACTACACGGTGCCCGAGGGCAGCTACGCGAGCGACCCTTCCGGGACCCGCCGCACGGTCGAGTTCCGGCAGATGGTGCAGGGCCTGGGCGACTCCGGTCTGCGCACCGTGATGGACGTCGTCTACAACCACACCGTCGCGAGCGGCCAGGCCGACAAGTCCGTCCTGGACAAGATCGTGCCCGGCTACTACCAGCGTCTCCTTGCCGACGGCACCGTGGCCACCTCCACCTGCTGCGCCAACACCGCCCCCGAGAACGCCATGATGGGCAAACTCGTGGTCGACTCCCTTGTCACCTGGGCCAAGGAGTACAAGGTCGACGGCTTCCGCTTCGACCTGATGGGGCACCACCCCAAGGCCAACATCCTGGCCGTCCGCAAGGCCCTGGACGCGCTGACCCTCAAGAAGGACGGCGTCGACGGGAAGAACATCGTCCTGTACGGCGAGGGCTGGAACTTCGGCGAGATCGCGGACGACGCCCGCTTCGTCCAGGCCACCCAGAAGAACATGGCGGGCACAGGCATCGCCACCTTCTCCGACCGCGGTCGCGACGCGGTGCGCGGCGGTGGCCCCTTCGACGAGGACCCCGGCGTCCAGGGCTTCGCCAGCGGCCTGTTCACCGACCCCAACGCCTCGAAGGCGAACGGCACCCCGGCCGAGCAGAAGGCCCGGCTCCTGCACTACCAGGACCTCCTGAAGGTGGCCCTCACCGGCAACCTCGCCGCGTACACCTTCACCGACTCCACAGGAAAGCGGGTCAAGGGATCCGAGGTCGACTACAACGGCGCCCCGGCCGGATACGCGGCGGCTCCCGGCGACGCCCTCTCCTACTCCGACGCCCATGACAACGAATCGCTGTACGACGCCCTGGCCTTCAAGCTGCCCTCGGACACCACGGCCGCCGAGCGCTCGCGCATGCAGGTGCTCGCCATGGCGACCTCCACCCTGGCCCAGGGCCCGTCCCTGTCCCAGGCCGGCAGCGACCTGCTGCGCTCCAAGTCCCTGGACCGCAACTCCTACGACAGCGGCGACTGGTTCAACGCCCTGCACTGGGACTGCCGTGACGGCAACGGATTCGGGCGTGGCCTGCCCCCGGCCGCCGACAACAAGGACAAGTGGCCCTACGGAAAGCCCCTGTTGACGTCCGCCACCCTGACCCCGGGCTGCGCGGAGATCGACGGAACCTCGGCCGCCTACCAGGACCTGGTGAAGCTGCGCGCGACGGAGCCCGCGTTCTCCCTGGCCACGTCCGGCCAGGTCCAGTCCCGGCTCTCGTACCCGCTCTCGGGTACGTCCGCCGAGACTCCCGGCGTCATCACCATGGAGCTCGGGAACCTCGTGGTCGTCTTCAACGCGACCCCGGACGCGCAGAAGCAGCGCGTCGCGGACCTCGCGAACACCGCGTACGCACTGCACCCCGTCCAGGCGAAGGGTGCCGACCCGGTGGTCAAGTCGGCCTCGTACGAAAGGAGTTCGGGCACCTTCAGCGTCCCCGCACGGAGCGTCGCCGTCTTCGAGCGAGGCTGA
- a CDS encoding LacI family DNA-binding transcriptional regulator: MGGVTLSPPRDADRSDRGAPRLADLAAQSGVSEATASRVLNGKPGVAAGTRRRVLAALDVLGYERPMRLKRHSAGLVGLVIPELSNPIFPAFAQVVEQVLSGHGYTPMLCTQMPDGASEDELVEQLEERRVSGIVFLSGLHADTTADPTRYLELHARGVPFVLINGYNEHIPVSFVSPDDRAAARMAVRHLVDLGHQRIGLAIGPTRYVPSLRKAEGFTSALHALLGLEQGEAEQLVQRTLFTVEGGHAAASALLDQGCTAMVCGSDMMALGAVRAVRERGLSVPGDVSVVGFDDSPLIAFTDPPLTTVRQPVQAMASAAVGALLEELHGNPVQHTEFVFQPELVVRGSTAQPRR, encoded by the coding sequence GTGGGCGGTGTGACCCTCTCCCCGCCGCGGGACGCCGACCGGTCCGACCGGGGCGCCCCGCGGCTCGCGGACCTCGCGGCCCAGTCCGGGGTCAGCGAGGCCACCGCGAGCCGGGTGCTCAACGGAAAGCCGGGGGTGGCGGCCGGCACCCGGCGCCGGGTGCTCGCCGCCCTGGACGTCCTTGGCTACGAGCGGCCGATGCGGCTCAAGCGGCACAGCGCGGGCCTGGTCGGCCTGGTCATACCCGAGCTCAGCAACCCGATCTTCCCCGCCTTCGCGCAGGTCGTGGAGCAGGTCCTGTCCGGGCACGGCTACACGCCGATGCTGTGCACCCAGATGCCGGACGGGGCCAGCGAGGACGAGCTGGTCGAGCAGTTGGAGGAGCGTCGGGTCAGCGGCATCGTCTTCCTCTCCGGACTGCACGCCGACACCACGGCGGACCCCACCCGATATCTCGAACTGCACGCCCGCGGCGTGCCGTTCGTCCTGATCAACGGCTACAACGAGCACATCCCGGTGTCCTTCGTGTCGCCCGACGACCGCGCGGCCGCGCGGATGGCGGTGCGCCACCTCGTCGACCTGGGTCACCAGCGGATCGGTCTGGCCATCGGCCCGACCCGCTACGTCCCCTCGCTGCGCAAGGCGGAGGGGTTCACGTCGGCGCTGCACGCGCTGCTCGGCCTGGAACAGGGGGAGGCCGAACAGCTCGTGCAGCGCACGCTGTTCACGGTGGAGGGCGGGCACGCGGCGGCCAGCGCCCTGCTCGACCAGGGGTGCACGGCGATGGTCTGCGGCAGCGACATGATGGCGCTCGGCGCGGTGCGTGCGGTGCGCGAGCGCGGCCTCTCGGTGCCCGGCGACGTCTCCGTGGTCGGCTTCGACGACTCGCCCCTGATCGCCTTCACGGACCCGCCGCTGACCACGGTGCGGCAGCCGGTGCAGGCGATGGCGAGTGCCGCGGTGGGCGCCCTGCTCGAGGAGCTGCACGGAAACCCGGTGCAGCACACGGAGTTCGTCTTCCAGCCCGAGCTGGTGGTGCGCGGCTCCACGGCGCAGCCGCGGCGCTGA
- a CDS encoding glycoside hydrolase family 13 protein, which translates to MTQHLAAPAAPASGTHTDWWRGAVIYQVYPRSFADGNGDGMGDLDGVRARLPYLRDLGVDAVWLSPFYASPQADAGYDVADYRAIDPMFGSLLDADALLRDAHDLGLRIIVDLVPNHSSDRHDWFRRALREGPGSPLRERYHFRPGKGEDGELPPNDWESVFGGPAWTRVPDGEWYLHLFAPEQPDFNWEHPAVHDEFRSILRFWLDMGVDGFRVDVAHGLVKAEGLPDIGRGDQLKLLGNDVMPFFDQDGVHEIYRSWRKVLTEYAGERILVAEAWTPTVERAAAYVRQDEMHQAFNFQYLGTHWDATELREVIDVSLAAMRPVGAPATWVLSNHDVTRHATRFANPPGLGTQLRTAGDRALGLRRARAATLLMLALPGSAYVYQGEELGLPDVTELPDEVRQDPSFVRASGQDGFRDGCRVPIPWTTDGSSYGFGAGGSWLPQPEGWGELSVQAQTGDPASTLELYRRALALRREQPGLGAGDSLEWLEAPEGVLAFRRDGFVCTANTTGAAVRIPAPGRILLSNAEVETADGKVELPADTTVWWAV; encoded by the coding sequence ATGACCCAGCATCTCGCTGCCCCTGCAGCCCCCGCCTCCGGCACCCACACGGACTGGTGGCGTGGCGCGGTGATCTACCAGGTCTACCCGCGCAGCTTCGCCGACGGCAACGGCGACGGAATGGGCGACCTGGACGGTGTCCGTGCCCGCCTGCCCTACCTCAGGGACCTGGGCGTCGACGCCGTCTGGCTCAGCCCCTTCTACGCGTCGCCGCAGGCCGACGCCGGGTACGACGTCGCCGACTACCGCGCGATCGACCCGATGTTCGGCAGTCTCCTGGACGCCGACGCCCTGCTGCGGGACGCCCACGACCTGGGCCTGCGCATCATCGTCGACCTCGTGCCCAACCACTCCTCGGACCGGCACGACTGGTTCCGGCGCGCCCTGCGCGAGGGCCCCGGCTCACCCCTGCGCGAGCGCTACCACTTCCGGCCGGGCAAGGGCGAGGACGGTGAACTCCCGCCCAACGACTGGGAGTCCGTCTTCGGCGGCCCGGCCTGGACGCGGGTGCCGGACGGCGAGTGGTACCTCCACCTCTTCGCGCCCGAGCAGCCCGACTTCAACTGGGAACACCCCGCCGTGCACGACGAGTTCCGCTCGATCCTGCGTTTCTGGCTCGACATGGGCGTCGACGGCTTCCGCGTCGACGTCGCCCACGGCCTGGTGAAGGCCGAAGGTCTGCCCGACATCGGCCGCGGCGACCAGCTCAAGCTGCTCGGCAACGACGTCATGCCGTTCTTCGATCAGGACGGCGTGCACGAGATCTACCGCAGCTGGCGCAAGGTGCTCACCGAATACGCGGGCGAGCGCATTCTCGTCGCCGAGGCATGGACCCCGACCGTCGAGCGCGCGGCCGCCTACGTGCGCCAGGACGAGATGCACCAGGCCTTCAACTTCCAGTACCTGGGCACCCATTGGGACGCCACGGAGCTGCGCGAGGTCATCGACGTGTCGCTGGCCGCGATGCGGCCCGTCGGCGCCCCGGCCACCTGGGTGCTCTCCAACCACGACGTCACCCGCCACGCCACGCGGTTCGCCAACCCGCCCGGACTCGGCACCCAGCTGCGCACCGCCGGTGACCGCGCGCTCGGCCTGCGCCGCGCCCGCGCCGCGACGCTCCTGATGCTGGCGCTGCCCGGCTCCGCGTACGTCTACCAGGGCGAGGAGCTGGGTCTGCCGGACGTCACCGAGCTGCCCGACGAGGTGCGCCAGGACCCCTCGTTCGTCCGCGCGAGCGGGCAGGACGGGTTCCGCGACGGCTGCCGGGTGCCGATCCCATGGACCACCGACGGCTCCAGTTACGGATTCGGCGCGGGCGGCAGCTGGCTTCCGCAGCCCGAAGGCTGGGGCGAGCTCAGTGTCCAGGCGCAGACCGGCGATCCCGCGTCGACCCTGGAGCTGTACCGCCGTGCCCTTGCCCTGCGCCGGGAGCAGCCGGGGCTCGGGGCGGGCGACTCGCTGGAGTGGCTCGAGGCTCCCGAGGGCGTACTGGCCTTCCGCCGCGACGGCTTCGTCTGCACGGCCAACACCACCGGCGCGGCGGTGCGCATCCCGGCCCCCGGCCGGATCCTCCTGTCCAACGCCGAGGTGGAGACGGCGGACGGCAAGGTCGAGCTGCCCGCCGACACCACCGTCTGGTGGGCGGTGTGA
- a CDS encoding sugar ABC transporter permease: MTDQKASSARGSKAKVRERGERGPLASVALHVGLLLASATAVLPPLWLLITSFKPTSEAFSTDLVKDFTFRNYDHVVNDTEFLSWLGNSLLVVGLTTVIGVFISATTGYAVSRFRFPGMRSLMWLLLITQMFPVAVLIVPLYNLLASLGLLNQPVGLVVTYLTIAVPFCAWMMKGYFDTIPVEIDEAGRVDGLNPFGTFWRLIVPLAKPGLAVTGFYSFITGWAEVAYASAFMTGEENLTLAGGLQTFVNQYTSDWGSLTAAAVIVAVPAAVIFGFVQRHLVGGLTAGATKS; the protein is encoded by the coding sequence ATGACCGACCAGAAGGCCTCTTCCGCTCGCGGGTCGAAGGCGAAGGTCAGGGAGCGCGGCGAACGCGGGCCGCTGGCCTCCGTCGCGCTCCACGTGGGCCTCCTCCTCGCCTCCGCCACCGCGGTGCTTCCACCGCTGTGGCTGCTCATCACCTCGTTCAAGCCGACGAGCGAGGCGTTCTCCACCGACCTGGTCAAGGACTTCACGTTCCGCAACTACGACCACGTCGTCAACGACACCGAGTTCCTGAGCTGGCTCGGCAACTCCCTGCTCGTCGTGGGCCTGACCACGGTGATCGGCGTCTTCATCTCGGCGACCACCGGCTATGCCGTCAGCCGCTTCAGGTTCCCCGGCATGCGCTCGCTGATGTGGCTCCTGCTGATCACCCAGATGTTCCCCGTCGCGGTGCTCATCGTGCCGCTCTACAACCTCCTCGCCAGCCTGGGCCTGCTCAACCAGCCCGTCGGCCTTGTCGTCACCTACCTGACGATCGCCGTGCCGTTCTGCGCCTGGATGATGAAGGGGTACTTCGACACCATCCCGGTGGAGATCGACGAAGCCGGGCGGGTGGACGGGCTCAACCCGTTCGGCACCTTCTGGCGGCTCATCGTGCCGCTGGCCAAGCCCGGTCTCGCCGTCACCGGCTTCTACAGCTTCATCACCGGCTGGGCCGAAGTCGCGTACGCCTCCGCCTTCATGACCGGCGAGGAGAACCTCACCCTGGCGGGCGGCCTGCAGACCTTCGTCAATCAGTACACCAGCGACTGGGGTTCGCTGACCGCCGCGGCCGTGATCGTCGCGGTGCCCGCCGCCGTGATCTTCGGCTTCGTCCAGCGCCACCTCGTCGGTGGACTGACGGCCGGCGCGACGAAGTCCTGA
- a CDS encoding carbohydrate ABC transporter permease, with translation MAVDSSQSLAKAADAHSVRGRGPRTGKTPGRLRRSLSTHWYAWAMVAPVVAVIGVIIGYPLVRGLYLSTTDANEANVERTIGVNHIPATYKSVGLDNYTAVLSDGVFWDRLTWTIIWTVSCVAISFTLGLVLANMLNRKLAGRSFYRMALILPWAVPAFVSVFTWRLLFNEKNGILNKILAGGGIDAIPWLNDPTWAKLSVITVNVWLGVPFMLVAMLGGLQSIPGELYEAAEMDGANAWQRFRHITLPGLRTVSSTVILISGIWTFNMFPVIFLLTRGGPGDATEILVTYAYRLSFVVSPRDFAGSAAWGVIILLLLSLFAVVYRRALRKQGEVW, from the coding sequence ATGGCTGTTGACAGCAGCCAGTCACTGGCCAAGGCCGCGGACGCCCACAGCGTCCGCGGCCGCGGCCCGCGGACCGGCAAGACCCCCGGACGGCTGCGCAGGTCGCTGTCCACCCACTGGTACGCCTGGGCCATGGTCGCCCCGGTGGTGGCCGTGATCGGCGTGATCATCGGCTACCCGCTGGTGCGCGGCCTGTACCTGTCGACGACCGACGCCAACGAGGCGAACGTCGAGCGCACCATCGGCGTCAACCACATCCCGGCGACCTACAAGTCCGTCGGCCTGGACAACTACACCGCGGTCCTCTCCGACGGCGTCTTCTGGGACCGGCTGACCTGGACGATCATCTGGACCGTCTCCTGCGTCGCGATCTCCTTCACGCTGGGCCTGGTCCTGGCGAACATGCTCAACCGCAAGCTGGCGGGGCGCTCCTTCTACCGGATGGCGCTGATCCTGCCGTGGGCGGTCCCGGCCTTCGTCTCCGTGTTCACCTGGCGCCTGCTGTTCAACGAGAAGAACGGCATCCTCAACAAGATCCTCGCCGGCGGCGGCATCGACGCGATCCCGTGGCTGAACGACCCCACCTGGGCCAAGCTCTCGGTGATCACGGTCAATGTCTGGCTCGGCGTCCCGTTCATGCTGGTCGCCATGCTCGGCGGACTCCAGTCCATCCCCGGCGAGCTCTATGAAGCCGCGGAGATGGACGGCGCGAACGCCTGGCAGCGCTTTAGGCACATCACACTGCCGGGCCTGCGCACCGTCAGCAGCACCGTGATCCTGATCAGCGGCATCTGGACCTTCAACATGTTCCCGGTGATCTTCCTGCTCACCCGGGGCGGTCCGGGAGACGCCACCGAGATCCTGGTGACGTACGCCTACCGGCTCTCGTTCGTCGTCAGCCCGCGCGACTTCGCGGGATCCGCGGCCTGGGGCGTCATCATTCTGCTGCTCCTTTCGCTCTTCGCGGTCGTCTACCGCCGCGCGCTCCGCAAGCAGGGAGAAGTGTGGTGA
- a CDS encoding extracellular solute-binding protein, which yields MRRGIAATALVAALALTAAACGGDDSDSGKSSSGKLSGTVTFWDTSNDAEKGTYEKLAKGFEKLHPDVKVNYVSVAFGEANAKFKNAAGGNSGAPDVMRTEVAWVADFANLGYLAPLEGTPALDKADDYLPQAAASTKFKGKTYAAPQTIDTLALFYNKKMLKEAGVEAPKTFDEVKSAAKKIKSKSGKTGLYLRGDDPYYYLPYLYGEGGDLLDTKSKKITVDDPQGAAAFEVMKDLVDSKAATTDASDGYNNQLNAFKDGDVAMALDGPWSIEGAMQGKEFKGDKGNLGIAPVPGGSDRQASPQGGWNLAAYAGSKNLDASYEFIKYMSSAKVQQQTTEKLSLLPTRTSVYDVKSVKDNQMVQFFKPAVDKSVERPWIPEANALFEPIRLQMEKVLSGKTSPENGAKGVGDAYRKLLKDYK from the coding sequence ATGCGGCGTGGCATAGCGGCCACCGCACTGGTCGCGGCCCTGGCTTTGACAGCGGCAGCGTGCGGTGGCGATGACAGTGACAGTGGTAAGAGCAGTTCGGGCAAGCTGTCCGGAACCGTCACTTTCTGGGACACCTCGAACGACGCCGAGAAGGGGACCTACGAGAAGCTCGCCAAGGGCTTCGAGAAGCTCCACCCGGACGTCAAGGTCAACTACGTGAGCGTCGCGTTCGGCGAGGCCAACGCCAAGTTCAAGAACGCCGCCGGCGGCAACTCCGGCGCCCCCGACGTGATGCGCACCGAGGTCGCCTGGGTCGCGGACTTCGCCAACCTGGGCTACCTCGCCCCGCTCGAGGGCACCCCCGCCCTGGACAAGGCGGACGACTACCTCCCGCAGGCCGCGGCAAGCACCAAGTTCAAGGGCAAGACCTACGCCGCCCCGCAGACCATCGACACCCTGGCGCTCTTCTACAACAAGAAGATGCTCAAGGAGGCCGGTGTCGAGGCGCCCAAGACCTTCGACGAGGTGAAGAGCGCCGCGAAGAAGATCAAGTCGAAGTCCGGCAAGACCGGCCTCTACCTCCGCGGCGACGACCCGTACTACTACCTCCCGTACCTCTACGGCGAGGGCGGCGACCTCCTCGACACCAAGAGCAAGAAGATCACCGTCGACGACCCCCAGGGCGCCGCGGCCTTCGAGGTCATGAAGGACCTGGTCGACTCCAAGGCGGCCACCACCGACGCGAGCGACGGCTACAACAACCAGCTCAACGCCTTCAAGGACGGCGATGTCGCGATGGCCCTCGACGGACCGTGGTCCATCGAGGGAGCCATGCAGGGCAAGGAGTTCAAGGGCGACAAGGGCAACCTCGGCATCGCCCCCGTCCCCGGCGGCAGCGACCGCCAGGCCTCCCCGCAGGGCGGCTGGAACCTCGCGGCCTACGCGGGCTCCAAGAACCTCGACGCGAGCTACGAGTTCATCAAGTACATGAGCTCGGCCAAGGTGCAGCAGCAGACCACCGAGAAGCTGAGCCTGCTGCCCACGCGCACCTCGGTGTACGACGTGAAGTCCGTCAAGGACAACCAGATGGTCCAGTTCTTCAAGCCGGCCGTGGACAAGTCCGTGGAGCGGCCCTGGATCCCGGAGGCCAACGCCCTGTTCGAGCCGATCCGTCTCCAGATGGAGAAGGTGCTCAGCGGCAAGACCTCCCCCGAGAACGGGGCGAAGGGTGTCGGCGACGCCTACCGCAAGCTGCTGAAGGACTACAAGTAA